In the genome of Caulobacter flavus, the window CCGGCCCAGGCCGAGACCGCCCCCTCCGACCAACTCAGCGTCAACCTGCTGCGCCTGCTGGTGAAGCAGGGCGTCGTCAGCCAGAGCTCGGCCGACGAACTGCTGGCCGAGGCCGAGCGCCAGACCGCCGCCGGCCGGGCGGCCGCTCCCATGGCCACTGCCCCGCCGGTCGCGCCGGGCGTCACCCGCATTCCGTACGTGCCCGAAGTGGTGAAGAACCAGATCCGCGACGAGATCCGCCAGGAAGTGATGGCCCAGGCCCGGAGCGAGAACTGGGCTCAGCCCGAACAGATCCCCGAATGGACCCGCCGCGTCTCGATCAGCGGCGATCTGCGCATGCGCGACCAGTTCGAGGTCTACTCTAAATCCAACATCGGTCCGTCGATCAGCCAGCCCGGCGAAGGCCTGATCGACTTCGCGGCGCTGAACGCCAACGGCCCCACCGACATCAACTACATCACCAATCCCGGCGGCCTGCCGTTCATCAACACCCGCAAGGACCGCTACAATCAGCTGTCGCTGCGCGCACGCCTGGCCGTCCAGGCCGAGGTGTCCGACCAGATCACCGCCAAGCTCCGCATCGCCACGGGCCAGAACAACACCCCCGTCTCGACCTCGCAGATCATGGGCGGCGGACTGACCAAGAAGCAGCTGTGGCTGGACCAGGCCTATGTCGAGGTGCGGCCCCAACCGTGGATCGGCGGGGCCGTGGGCCGCATGCCCAATCCGTTCTTCACCACCGACCTGCTCTACGACCCCGACCTGAACTTCGACGGCGGCACGGCGCGCGCGCGGATCGGCCTGTTGCCCGATCACGGCGTGACCCTCACCGGCATCTACGGCGCCTTCCTGCTGGACTACCAGGACGGCAACTTCCCCGCCAACAGCCCCAACAAGATGGGCGTGAAGACCAAGTGGATGTTCGGCGGCCAAGGCTATCTGGAGTGGGCCAACGACCGCTTCGACTGGCGCGCCGGGGCGGCCTTCTACCAGTTCCAGTACGACCGCGGCCTGCTGTCGGAGCCCTGCTACCTGTACACCGGCGTTCGCGAGTGCTCGACCGACTTCACCCGTCCGGCCTTCATGCAGAAGGGCAACACGCTCTTCCTGATCCGCAACGTGGTGCCTGATCCGTCGCTGGCGGAGGGCCTGGCCCCCAATCCGCAGTACGCCGGCCTGCTGTTCGACTACGACATCCTGAACCTGACGACCGAGTTCGACCTGAAG includes:
- a CDS encoding putative porin; this encodes MTFATNGRRRRLLGGVGLAGALALGAAVAPAQAETAPSDQLSVNLLRLLVKQGVVSQSSADELLAEAERQTAAGRAAAPMATAPPVAPGVTRIPYVPEVVKNQIRDEIRQEVMAQARSENWAQPEQIPEWTRRVSISGDLRMRDQFEVYSKSNIGPSISQPGEGLIDFAALNANGPTDINYITNPGGLPFINTRKDRYNQLSLRARLAVQAEVSDQITAKLRIATGQNNTPVSTSQIMGGGLTKKQLWLDQAYVEVRPQPWIGGAVGRMPNPFFTTDLLYDPDLNFDGGTARARIGLLPDHGVTLTGIYGAFLLDYQDGNFPANSPNKMGVKTKWMFGGQGYLEWANDRFDWRAGAAFYQFQYDRGLLSEPCYLYTGVRECSTDFTRPAFMQKGNTLFLIRNVVPDPSLAEGLAPNPQYAGLLFDYDILNLTTEFDLKLSARRSLVLSADYVRNTAYRYRDACRYGQSGLPVNNVITVAGSDDTNVCATRAPGAPAPRFRSGPNAFMLRATYGDRAPEKLGQWSLTGGYKHIAADSMIDAYTDSDFHLGGTNAKGYFITATVGVLNGANIQARWLSAKEVSGPPLSIDVGQINLNVKF